The following nucleotide sequence is from Tardiphaga sp. 709.
GATTACCGACGCTGATCAGATGCCGGCTGACGCGGCCATCGATAGGCGCAACAACCTTGGTATATTCGAGATTGAGCTTGGCCAGTTTCAAGGCGCCTTCGGCCTGCAAAACCGCAGCCTGCGCCGCCGCGAGCTGCTGGTTTCGCTGATCGACGATGTTTTCGGAGATCGCCTGGGTCTTGATCAGCGTTGTGGCGCGCTCAAGTTCTTTCTCTGCCAGAACGACCTTGGCCTTGGCATCGTCGAGCTGCCCCTGCGCCTGCTCTGCCGTCGCCTCGTATTGCCGCGGATCGATCTCGTAGAGCACATCGCCGGTCTTGACGACGGCGCCGTCGACAAAGGTTACCTTGGTGATGAAGCCCGTGACCCGCGCACGCACCTGCACCTGGTCGACCGCATCGAAGCGACCGGTGAATTCATCCCAGTCAGTTGTCATCCGCTTGACGGGATTGGCAACCGTGACCGGTGGCGCCGGCGGTGCCGCTGCCTCCTCCTTCTTGCCGCAACCTGCGAGAAGCAGAAGTACGATGACGGACGAGACGGCAGGAAAGATCGATCTGAAGCAAATCAACACAAATGCCCCCAGCGAAACAAACTGACCAAAATCAATGGTACATGAAAATTGCGACACGTCGAATTTTTTGACGGCGGCGATCACAATCCCAAGTTGGGGCAGCAGTTGTGGGCCTCCGCCGCGTCACACAATGCGGCGAGACCGCACAAAAGTTTGATAAATGAGGCCGCGAATGAGGGGAAAGCGACCTCCGCTGCCATTTGCCCCACCTGGAATTAGCCCATCGCCGTGATTCCAACGGGATGAGCCCATGTGTCGCCTCGGGCTTGTACCATGGCGGGATCCCGCCGGATCGACTAGATTTGCGTTTCCATCACCAGAAGGAACCAAGGTGTTATCTCTCGAACTCGGGATCGTTGCGGTCCTGATCGTCGTCAACGGCCTGCTCGCAATGTCGGAGCTGGCGATCGTATCCTCCCGTCCTGCCCGCCTCGCCGCTTTGGTTGAAAAAGGCGTGACAGGTTCACGCCGCGCACTGACGCTGGCCTCCGATCCGGGCAAGTTCCTCTCCACCGTACAAATCGGTATCACGCTGATCGGTGTCCTGTCGGGCGCCTTCTCCGGTGCGACGCTGGGCCAGCGTCTCACGGTACTGTTGCTTGACCTTGGCGTGTCAAAAGGCCTCGCCGATACGCTCGGCGTCGGCATCGTCGTATCGATCATTACTTACGCCTCGCTGATCATCGGCGAACTCGTGCCGAAGCAGATCGCGTTGCGCGATCCCGAGGCCGTGGCGGTGCACGTTGCGCCCGCCATGGTGCTGCTCGCAAAAATCTCGCTGCCGCTGGTGTGGCTGCTTGACCGCTCCGGCAAGGCGATCCTGTTCCTACTTGGGCAGCGCGGAGAAGCCGAGGAGAAGGTCAGCGAAGACGAAATCCGCACGCTCGTGACCGAAGCGGAAACCGCCGGCGTGCTTGAGCCCGGCGAAAAGGAAATGATCGCAGGCGTGATGCGCCTCGGCGACCTGCCCGTCGGTGCCGTCATGACGCCGCGCCATGAAGTGGCGATGATCGATCTTGCCGATCCCATCGAGACCATCCAGGCCGAACTCGCCGGCAGCTCGCATTCGCGCTTTGCGGTGTTCGATGGCGATGGCGATTCCGCCATCGGCATCGTGCAGGCCAAGGATCTGCTCGATGTGTATTTGAGCGGCAAGACGCCGGACATCCGCGCGCTGGTGCGCGAGGCGCCGGTCATCCCCGACACCGTCGATGCGCGCGACGTAGTGGCGATCCTGCGTGACTCGCCATTCCATATCGGCCTCGTACATGACGAATACGGCGTGTTCCAGGGCGTGGTGACATCGGCGGATATTCTGGAGTCGATAGTCGGCGCCTTCCACACCGAGGAAGGCCCGGCCGAGGTCGCCTTCCACAAACGCGAGGACGGCTCCTACCTCATCTCGGGCTGGATGCCCGCGGTGGAGTTCGCTGCCCTGCTCGGCATCGAATTGCCCGCGCAGTCGCGCCCCTATCAGACCTTCGCCGGCTTCCTGCTGCAGGAATTCGGCAAGATTCCCGAGGTCGGCGACGAGATCGTCTCGCATGCCTGGCGGTTCGAGGTCATGGACCTCGACGGCCGTCGCATCGACAAGGTGCTGGCGAGCCGCGTCAAGGAAGAAGCGCTGGGGTAAATTGATCCCAGCGCTTCGCGTATCGGGTATCAGGCCGTGAACAGTGGCCGCAGCGAGCGGATATCCTTGACCTTCTCCAGATTGTTGATCTGATCGATCAGCTTCTTCGCCTTTTCGGCCCCGAGAACCGGCGCGATGAGATCGCGTGTCTTCGCACTCACCGCATCAGTGCTCAGCGGATTTTCCTTGGTGCCGGGCGGAAACTTGGTGAAGTGCTCCACCTTCTTGCCATCCATCATCTCCACCTCGACGATGGCGCCGCGCGGCGCGGCAGGGTCCATCAGAGCCTTATCGCCGACCACGGTTACCTTGGCGCGCTGCTCAAGGATCTTGGAATCCTTCATCAGTGCCTGGTCATGGCTGTCGACGAACGACACGGCACCCTTGACGAGTGCGACCGCCACCAGATGCGGGCAGTTGACGTCGGGCATCGCGCTGGTGCCGACGATCCCTGTCGCATCGGTCGGGATCTTGACAAGGATGCTCTTCACATTGCCCGGCGTCAGGCCATTCTGCTTGCGCAGGGTCAGGATGGCGTCGAGAGGCGACTGGATGGGATAGCCGACCGAGAATGTCTTGATCGCCGTTTCAGTGACGTAGAAGCGGCTGCCGAGACCGGCGAGCATCTCTTCCGGCTTCGGATCCGTGGACAGCGCAATGAACAGGTTATGCGTGCCATCGAGGACGTCATGAACGCCGGTCAAACCGGCCTGAACCATGGTCACGGCGGTCAGGCCGTTGCGGGCGCCCATGCCCGCGAAGTCGAAAGCCTTCTCGACGTGATCCTCGTCCTTCACCCAGCTCCACAGACCAGCCACCTGCTGCGAGGAATAGGAGATCGCATAGCGCATACCCTTCTCGTCCAGCCGGGCCAGCGACGCCGCTGCACCAAGAGAACCGAAGGTGGAGCTGGTCCCCTCCGCACTGCGATGCGAACCACGGACGAGATCCGGTCCAAGCGCCATCAGCAGCCGGCAAGTGAGATCATATCCGAGCGTCACGGCCCGAATGAATTCGATGCCCGACCGGCCACCTTCCTTTTCCGCCATCGCCAGCGCGGACGGCACGACAGCGCTTCCCGGATGCGCCTTGGTGACCGGCTCGAAATCATCGGTCTCGTCCGCATGCGCGCACATGGCATTGGCCAGCGCGGCGTTGACGGCGGTAGTGCGGAAACTGGATCCGATCACCGACGCCTGCTGTTCGCCGCCGAGCCCGCGAACATATTTCAGGGCCATCTCGCCCGGATGCATCCGCGCGCCGGAGACCATCGCGCCGAAGGTATCGAGGATGCGGTGTTTGCATTCCGTCATCACCACATCAGGAAGCGCCTTGTCGCGCGCCGAGACCATGTAGCGCGCAAGACGCCCGGTGACATCCGCACCTGCCGCGGCAGCCTTCGCATCTGCCGCTGCAGCGTTGCGAATGATGGGCGGCGAAAGCGTCAATGCGGCGAGAGCACTGGCGGACTGAAGAACGCGACGGCGTGACGGCGTACGGCGCTGGGGCATGTGAACCTTTGACGATGAAGGTGGATTGGTTGACCAATTCGAGGCAACGACGCCTCACACGACGCATATTCCGGAACGCGGTATTCCGGTAGACGCACCTACGTCACTGCACCAATGACGTAAGCGTATGGATAAGACAGAATTTACTAAGCGCCTGACTTTGCGCCTGCCCGAGCGATGTCACCTGCGCTGGCCAGGCTTTCGACTTTCCAGCACAGATCCATCACCTTTGCCGCCTGTTTGTGCGGCAGGATTCCTTCAGCGAGATCCTTGAACTTGCGTTCGAGATCGGCATCGCTCATGGGCTTCTCAAGGCTGCCAATGGCGTGCTCGATCCGCTTCTTGAGCACGCGCCCGTCATTCAACTCGACGGACATCTCGACCTGTTCCGGCTTGATCGATTGATCGACAGTCGGAACGACTTTGCCGCGCAATTCGATCGTCTTCGCGTCGCGCACCGCCCCATCGCTGAACTGCTTCTCGCCGCCGGCGCCTTCGATAAAGGCGATGGCAACCGCATGATAGACGCTGAATTTTCCTTCGAGCCCCTCCTTGGGGGTCTTCTTGCCGGTAAGCTCGAGCACCAGCGGATGAACCTTCACGTCGACCTGTTTGATCATATCCGGCGTCAGCTTGTTCTCATTCCTGAGCTGGATCGCCGCGTCGATCAGCGGATGCAGGACGATGCCGCAGGCAAACGGCTTGTAGGTGTTGAGCGCTGACTCGTAACGCTTGCCGAGCCCCTCGGTGATCTCGGCATAGTCCTGCTTGGTGCTGATGGCATTGGCCCAGCCGCGCTTGGCCTCGATCATGCCATCGGAGCCGGTGTAATTCTTTGACGCAAGGATAGCGGCAAAGATGCCGTTGCTGGCAGCACGGCCGGGATTGAAGCTCTTGTTCATCGAACCGAAGGACTCCCGCAGGCCCACAGGCTGCGAGGCCGCGAGCCCCAGCGCCCAGATCATCTGCTGTTCGTTGAGACCGAGCAGCTTGCCAGCCGCGGCGGCCGAGCCAAATACGCCAGCGGTGCCGGTGATGTGCCAGCCAACGTCATAGTGGTTCGGATAAACGGCATTGCCGATCCGGCATTCGGTCTCGATACCGAGCACCAGCGCATTGAGGAAATCCTTGCCGGACACCGGCTTCATTTCCGCAATCGCCAGAATCGCAGATGCGACTGGACCAGCCGGATGAATGATCGTCTTCAGATGGGTGTCGTCATAATCGAAGATGTGACTTGAGACACCATTGATGAAAGCGGCGTTCATGATGTCGAAGCGTTCGTTGCGCCCGAACAGCGAGGCCTTCGCCGGACCGGAGAATGGCGCCAGCGCCGACGCCGCGATGTCCACCGTCTGATGATGCGAACCGCCAATGGCGACACCGACCCAGTTCAACAGCGTGCGCACGCCTTCCTTGCGAACATTAGCCGGAAGGTCATCGTATTTGGCATTGACGATGTAATGCGCGAGAATCTGCGTCACATGCGGCGGAGCAACCGATGCGACCTTCTTCGGCGCCTCACTGGCAGCTGGCTCTGCAGCCAAGACACCACGCCCCGCTGCAGCCAGAGCCGGGAGCGCAGCAGCTGCCTGCAAGATGGTCCTGCGATTGGTGTACGCCATGGGATTTTCTCCGAACTATCATTCTTCGCGCGATCGACGCGCCGCTTCGTCGGGCTGCGGCGATACGCATATTACAATTCGATAGCAAGCAGTTCGAATTCAGGCGACCTTACGGATTTGCAATATATGCACGAGATAGCGCTATTATCCCGAATTTCTCATTTGTTTCATAAATTCACCCCCACTAGCCTTGATGCGGTCTGTTTCCGTTGCACGTCATGCGCGCTCTGGATTCCAACAAATAACTTTCAGGGTGAAACGCTGCAGAGATTTATCATCCGGGCCATGAGCGCTGCTCGCATTCCCGCAGAGACATATATCGTTTAGACAGCCAACAAATTTGCAGGTGCCGCTCTACGGCGACACATGCACCGACGATTCACGTCTGGTGCATGCCGCAGCGCATGCAGACGCAAGGAGATTAAATGCACCGACGTGACGTTCTGGCCGCGATGGCATCACTTGGCCTCACAAATGTGATTGGAAGCCGAATAGCGCAGGCTGCCGACGAACCCGCAATCCCCACCATTGCAGGCCCCGATCTCAATACAATTCCTCCAAAATTCCGCGCGCCCGCCGGAAGCGTCGATACACATACACACATCTTTGGCCCTGCCGCGGTGTATCCATTCTCGCCCAAGCGCCCCTACTCGCCGCCTGACGCTCCGCTTGAGATGTTTCGCAAGCTGCATGAAGCGATCGGCGTCGAACGCGCCGTCATCGTCAATGCGACCGTCCATGGGTTTGACAACCGCGTGGTGATCGACGCGATCGCGCAGAGCGGCGGCAAGTACAGGGGCGTCGCCAATGTGAACAACAGCATGTCGGAAGCCGATCTCATGGCGCTCGACAAAGGCGGCATCCGCGCCTGCCGCTTCGCCTTCCTCAAACGACTTGGCGGCGTCGGCGACATGAAGGTCTTCCGTACGCTGGTCGACCGCGTCGCCGCCATCGGCTGGCATGTGGACATTTATCTCGAAGCCGGCACAGTCCGTGAGTTCGTGCCGATCCTGAAAGCGCTCCCGGTGACTTACGTGATCGATCACATGGGGACGATCAGCGCCGCCAAGGGCCTCGACGATCCCGAATTCAAGGCACTGCTCGATCTGCAGGCCAGCGACGATAAGTGCTGGATGAAAATTACAGGTCTCGAACGCGCCTCGGCTGGCGCAGCGCCATTCCATGACTCCGTGCTGTTCGCGAAGCAGTTGATCGACAATGCGCCGGACCGCGTGTTGTGGGGCACCGACTGGCCGCATCCGAATGTCAAGATCATGCCCAATGACGGCACGTTGGTGGATCTGATCCCGCTTTACGCGCCGGATCCTGCGGTTCAACGCAAACTGCTGGTGACCAACCCAGAGAAGCTGTTCAAGTTCGCGCCGGTGACGTAACTGCCGCGGCCCATCTGGCGCCGAGATCTGCAGCCCTCGTGGTGAGGACGCGCCCTTTGCACTCGTCTCGAACCATGGGCTTGTTGACACCAACCTTACCGCCGTCCTTCGAAACGTCGCGCAAGAACGCGGTTCCTCAGGATGAGGCCGTCGTTTGATCGGCGAGTTGGATCCCTAGAGCAGCCCCAGCACCACATCTGCCGGCCGGCACAATCGCGTGCCCTTCGGCGTCTCGACGATGGGTCGGTTCATCAGGATCGGATGCGCGATGATCGCGTCGATCAGGGCGTCATCGCCGAGCGCGGGATCAGCAAGCCCAAGCTCGCCATAGACACCTTCCTTCTCGCGCAGCAGTTCACGAGCGCCGCCTATGGCATTCGCTAACACTTGGAGCCGATCACGATCCAGCGGTGTCTTGAGATAGTCGATTACCACCGGCTCAATCCCACTCTGCCGGATCATCGCGAGCGTATTGCGCGATGTCCCGCAGGAGGGATTGTGGAAGATGGTGACCGCCATAACGCGCGAGGTTACTCGATCACCCGGCCGAACTTGTTCGACTTCGGCAGGCCGGTCGCGAGACGGCCAGCGTCCGCACGGTTGCCGCGCCAGTCGGCTAGTTCCTTCCAGGTCAGACGATGCTCGCGGTCGGACGAATCCTTCCAGGTCAGGCCTTCCTTGGCCACGAAAGTGGCGACGTCCGACAGGCCTGCGCTGGTGTATTTCTGGAGCCGCACGCCGCGGCCACGCGCCATTTCTGGCACCTGCTCGAGCGGGAAGATCACCATCTTGTGGTTGGTGCCGATGACCGCGACCTGATCGCTGCCTTCGCCGACCACCGTCAGCACGCGCGCCTCGTTGGGCATCTCGACATTCAGCACCTGCTTGCCCTTGCGGGTGGTGCCGACGCAGTCATCCTCATTGACGAGGAAGCCCTGCCCGTCGTGGCTGGCGATCAGGAACTTGCGGCCGCCCTTATGCACGAACATCGAGACGATGGCGGCGTCGCCTTCCATGTCGATGAACAGGCGGATCGGCTCGCCATGGCCGCGACCGCCCGGCAGCTTCGACACGTCGAGCGAATAGAACCGGCCATTGGTGGCCAGCAGCATCAGCTTCGACGTGGTCTCGGCGAAGAACGCCTTGTCGAGCTTGTCGTCGGTCTTGAAGGTCAGGTTTGAGAGATCTGCGACCTGGCCCTTCAGCGTGCGGACCCAGCCCTTCTCGGAAATCACGACCGTGACGGGCTCGCGCTCGACCAGTGACTCTTCGAGGGCAGCGAGATCGTGCTCCGGCGCGTCGGCAAACACCGTGCGGCGCTTGCCGAGCGGCGTCTTCGGCCCGAAGATGTCGCGCACCTTG
It contains:
- a CDS encoding MmgE/PrpD family protein; translated protein: MPQRRTPSRRRVLQSASALAALTLSPPIIRNAAAADAKAAAAGADVTGRLARYMVSARDKALPDVVMTECKHRILDTFGAMVSGARMHPGEMALKYVRGLGGEQQASVIGSSFRTTAVNAALANAMCAHADETDDFEPVTKAHPGSAVVPSALAMAEKEGGRSGIEFIRAVTLGYDLTCRLLMALGPDLVRGSHRSAEGTSSTFGSLGAAASLARLDEKGMRYAISYSSQQVAGLWSWVKDEDHVEKAFDFAGMGARNGLTAVTMVQAGLTGVHDVLDGTHNLFIALSTDPKPEEMLAGLGSRFYVTETAIKTFSVGYPIQSPLDAILTLRKQNGLTPGNVKSILVKIPTDATGIVGTSAMPDVNCPHLVAVALVKGAVSFVDSHDQALMKDSKILEQRAKVTVVGDKALMDPAAPRGAIVEVEMMDGKKVEHFTKFPPGTKENPLSTDAVSAKTRDLIAPVLGAEKAKKLIDQINNLEKVKDIRSLRPLFTA
- a CDS encoding amidohydrolase family protein codes for the protein MHRRDVLAAMASLGLTNVIGSRIAQAADEPAIPTIAGPDLNTIPPKFRAPAGSVDTHTHIFGPAAVYPFSPKRPYSPPDAPLEMFRKLHEAIGVERAVIVNATVHGFDNRVVIDAIAQSGGKYRGVANVNNSMSEADLMALDKGGIRACRFAFLKRLGGVGDMKVFRTLVDRVAAIGWHVDIYLEAGTVREFVPILKALPVTYVIDHMGTISAAKGLDDPEFKALLDLQASDDKCWMKITGLERASAGAAPFHDSVLFAKQLIDNAPDRVLWGTDWPHPNVKIMPNDGTLVDLIPLYAPDPAVQRKLLVTNPEKLFKFAPVT
- a CDS encoding hemolysin family protein, producing MLSLELGIVAVLIVVNGLLAMSELAIVSSRPARLAALVEKGVTGSRRALTLASDPGKFLSTVQIGITLIGVLSGAFSGATLGQRLTVLLLDLGVSKGLADTLGVGIVVSIITYASLIIGELVPKQIALRDPEAVAVHVAPAMVLLAKISLPLVWLLDRSGKAILFLLGQRGEAEEKVSEDEIRTLVTEAETAGVLEPGEKEMIAGVMRLGDLPVGAVMTPRHEVAMIDLADPIETIQAELAGSSHSRFAVFDGDGDSAIGIVQAKDLLDVYLSGKTPDIRALVREAPVIPDTVDARDVVAILRDSPFHIGLVHDEYGVFQGVVTSADILESIVGAFHTEEGPAEVAFHKREDGSYLISGWMPAVEFAALLGIELPAQSRPYQTFAGFLLQEFGKIPEVGDEIVSHAWRFEVMDLDGRRIDKVLASRVKEEALG
- a CDS encoding MmgE/PrpD family protein, encoding MAYTNRRTILQAAAALPALAAAGRGVLAAEPAASEAPKKVASVAPPHVTQILAHYIVNAKYDDLPANVRKEGVRTLLNWVGVAIGGSHHQTVDIAASALAPFSGPAKASLFGRNERFDIMNAAFINGVSSHIFDYDDTHLKTIIHPAGPVASAILAIAEMKPVSGKDFLNALVLGIETECRIGNAVYPNHYDVGWHITGTAGVFGSAAAAGKLLGLNEQQMIWALGLAASQPVGLRESFGSMNKSFNPGRAASNGIFAAILASKNYTGSDGMIEAKRGWANAISTKQDYAEITEGLGKRYESALNTYKPFACGIVLHPLIDAAIQLRNENKLTPDMIKQVDVKVHPLVLELTGKKTPKEGLEGKFSVYHAVAIAFIEGAGGEKQFSDGAVRDAKTIELRGKVVPTVDQSIKPEQVEMSVELNDGRVLKKRIEHAIGSLEKPMSDADLERKFKDLAEGILPHKQAAKVMDLCWKVESLASAGDIARAGAKSGA
- the arsC gene encoding arsenate reductase (glutaredoxin) (This arsenate reductase requires both glutathione and glutaredoxin to convert arsenate to arsenite, after which the efflux transporter formed by ArsA and ArsB can extrude the arsenite from the cell, providing resistance.) — translated: MAVTIFHNPSCGTSRNTLAMIRQSGIEPVVIDYLKTPLDRDRLQVLANAIGGARELLREKEGVYGELGLADPALGDDALIDAIIAHPILMNRPIVETPKGTRLCRPADVVLGLL